The following are encoded together in the Marmota flaviventris isolate mMarFla1 chromosome 18, mMarFla1.hap1, whole genome shotgun sequence genome:
- the LOC139702639 gene encoding cytochrome P450 2G1 gives MELGGAFTIFLALCLSCLLVLIAWKRINKRGKLPPGPTPIPFLGNLLQISPNAPFQCFMKLRKKYGPMFTVYLGPRPVVILCGHELVKEALVDRADEFSGRGEMATLDKNFQGHGIAMANGERWKILRRFSLTILRDFGMGKRSIEERIQEEAGYLLEEFRKTKGAPIDPTFFLSRTVSNVISSIVFGSRFDYEDKEFLNLLRMINESFIEMSTPWAQLYEMYSGIMQYLPGRHKHLYYMIEDLKDFVASRVKINEASLDPHHPRDFIDCFLIKMHQEKNDPHTEFNLKNLVLTTLNLFFAGTETVSSTLRYGFLLLMKHPEVEDKIHKEINQVIGPHRMPRVEDRVKMPYTDAVIHEIQRLTDIVPMGVPHNVIQDTHFRGYFLPKGTDVFPVIGSVLKDPKYFRYPDAFYPEHFLDEQGRFKKNEAFVPFSSGKRICLGEALARMELFLYFTSILQNFSLRSLVPVADIDITPRMSGFGNIPPTYKLCLVAH, from the exons ATGGAGCTGGGAGGGGCCTTCACCATTTTTCTGGCACTCTGCTTGTCTTGCCTTCTCGTCCTCATTGCTTGGAAACGAATCAACAAGAGGGGAAAGCTCCCCCCAGGTCCCACACCAATTCCTTTCTTGGGGAACCTGCTCCAAATCAGCCCTAATGCCCCTTTTCAGTGTTTCATGAAG CTCCGGAAGAAGTATGGCCCCATGTTCACTGTGTACCTGGGCCCGCGGCCAGTAGTTATTTTGTGTGGACATGAACTGGTGAAGGAGGCTCTGGTTGACCGAGCAGATGAGTTCAGTGGCCGTGGAGAAATGGCTACATTAGACAAAAACTTCCAAGGTCATG GTATAGCTATGGCCAATGGAGAACGATGGAAGATTCTCCGACGTTTTTCTCTGACCATCCTGCGGGACTTTGGGATGGGAAAGCGGAGCATCGAGGAGCGGATCCAGGAGGAGGCTGGCTACCTGCTGGAGGAATTCCGGAAGACCAAGG GTGCCCCCATCGATCCCACCTTCTTCCTAAGCCGTACTGTTTCCAATGTCATCAGTTCGATTGTCTTTGGAAGCCGCTTTGACTATGAGGACAAGGAATTCCTAAACCTGCTGCGGATGATCAATGAGAGCTTCATAGAGATGAGCACCCCCTGGGCACAG CTCTATGAGATGTACTCAGGAATCATGCAATATTTGCCAGGAAGACACAAACACCTCTACTATATGATAGAGGATCTTAAGGACTTTGTTGCATCCAGAGTGAAGATCAACGAGGCATCCCTTGACCCCCACCATCCCCGAGACTTCATCGACTGCTTCCTCATCAAGATGCACCAG gaaaaaaatgatccCCACACAGAATTCAACCTCAAGAATTTGGTTCTTACCACGCTCAACCTCTTCTTTGCGGGCACAGAAACAGTGAGCTCCACACTACGCTATGGATTTTTGCTGCTAATGAAGCATCCTGAAGTGGAAG ACAAGATCCATAAAGAGATTAACCAGGTGATTGGCCCCCACCGGATGCCACGTGTGGAAGACAGGGTCAAGATGCCTTACACAGATGCCGTCATCCACGAGATCCAAAGACTGACAGACATTGTGCCCATGGGTGTCCCCCACAATGTCATCCAGGACACTCATTTCCGAGGCTACTTTCTGCCCAAG GGCACAGATGTCTTTCCTGTGATTGGCTCAGTCCTCAAAGACCCCAAATACTTCCGCTACCCAGATGCCTTCTATCCTGAACACTTCCTGGATGAACAGGGACGCTTCAAGAAGAACGAGGCCTTCGTGCCTTTCTCCTCTG GAAAACGCATCTGCCTGGGGGAGGCCCTGGCCCGCATGGAACTCTTCCTCTACTTCACCTCCATCCTTCAGAACTTCTCTTTACGTTCACTGGTCCCCGTGGCAGACATTGACATCACTCCCAGGATGTCAGGCTTCGGCAACATCCCCCCAACTTACAAGCTCTGCCTTGTGGCCCACTGA